In the genome of Streptomyces flavofungini, the window GCGCCCTGGTGGAAGTCCCACAGGACCTGGCCCGCGAGGCGGGCTTCCGGGTCCACGTCGCCTTCACCGCCGCCGCCTGGGCGGACTGCGTCGCGTGGAGCGAGGAGGACAGTCGCCACCAGACCCCCCCAGGACGAGACCGGCCGCCTGTGGGACGTCCTGACCACGACCCGCTTCGGCATCCGGCGCAGCCCGGGTGGCCACCGCGCCGCGATCGAACTCGACCGCGTTCCGCGCGAC includes:
- a CDS encoding DUF6573 family protein, yielding MTSPTCSAPSSTPTPAPRASPTAPWWKSHRTWPARRASGSTSPSPPPPGRTASRGARRTVATRPPQDETGRLWDVLTTTRFGIRRSPGGHRAAIELDRVPRDGKAQHAVRTQLVAHIGPGDHAEPVMTIMQPNED